One window from the genome of Rubinisphaera margarita encodes:
- the ectB gene encoding diaminobutyrate--2-oxoglutarate transaminase yields MTDTFERLESNVRGYCRMFPTVFKTASGAIQIDENGDEFIDFFSGAGALNYGHNPPALKRWLVDYLMSDGVTHGLDMSTQAKERFLRTFDEVILQPRGLEYKIMFPGPTGTNAVEAALKLARKVTGRHNIVSFTNGFHGMTLGSLALTGNGGKRAGAGVPLGNVTHMPYCDYLGTEADTIAALERYLEDSSSGMDLPAAFILETVQAEGGINVASRTWLKALARLAKRFNVLLIVDDIQVGCGRTGPFFSFEPFGIEPDIVCLSKSLSGYGLPLAVTLMKPELDVFNPGEHNGTFRGHNPAFVTATAALDEFWRDDALTQKVNRDARTIRNTLLDLAGQADGEVRGRGLIQGVQFADSSLANQISHEAFKRGLIIETAGPSDEVLKTLPPLTIPSDVLEKGLSILAEAFEAAHTKDLVAS; encoded by the coding sequence ATGACCGATACATTCGAACGCCTGGAAAGCAACGTGCGCGGTTACTGCCGCATGTTCCCGACCGTATTCAAAACTGCCAGTGGCGCCATTCAAATCGATGAGAACGGAGACGAATTCATCGACTTCTTCTCCGGAGCCGGTGCGCTGAACTACGGGCACAACCCCCCTGCTCTCAAGCGATGGCTCGTCGATTACCTGATGAGCGACGGAGTCACTCACGGCCTCGACATGTCGACTCAGGCCAAGGAGCGCTTCCTGCGAACCTTCGACGAGGTGATCCTGCAGCCGCGTGGTCTTGAGTACAAGATCATGTTCCCCGGTCCCACGGGAACGAACGCGGTCGAAGCCGCGCTCAAGCTGGCTCGCAAGGTGACCGGACGGCACAACATTGTCTCCTTCACCAACGGCTTCCATGGAATGACGCTCGGTTCGCTGGCATTGACCGGCAACGGTGGCAAGCGAGCCGGTGCAGGTGTGCCGCTCGGCAACGTGACCCACATGCCATATTGCGATTATCTCGGCACTGAGGCCGATACCATCGCGGCTCTGGAGCGTTACCTTGAGGATTCCAGCAGCGGGATGGACCTGCCAGCCGCTTTCATTCTGGAGACGGTGCAGGCCGAGGGCGGCATTAATGTCGCTTCCCGAACCTGGCTCAAGGCTCTGGCCCGACTGGCCAAGCGATTCAACGTGCTGCTGATCGTCGATGACATTCAGGTCGGCTGCGGCCGAACCGGTCCGTTCTTCAGCTTCGAGCCTTTCGGCATCGAGCCAGACATCGTCTGCCTGTCGAAATCGCTTTCCGGATATGGACTGCCGCTGGCGGTCACGCTGATGAAGCCGGAACTGGATGTGTTCAATCCCGGCGAGCACAACGGCACATTCCGCGGCCACAATCCTGCATTCGTCACCGCGACGGCTGCACTGGACGAATTCTGGCGGGACGATGCTCTCACCCAGAAAGTGAACCGCGACGCCCGGACAATTCGCAATACGCTGCTCGACCTCGCCGGTCAGGCGGATGGCGAAGTTCGCGGACGTGGCCTGATTCAGGGCGTTCAGTTCGCTGATTCTTCATTGGCCAATCAGATCTCTCATGAAGCATTCAAGCGCGGTCTAATCATCGAAACAGCCGGACCGAGCGATGAAGTGCTGAAAACTTTGCCGCCGCTGACAATTCCTTCCGACGTGCTCGAGAAGGGACTGTCGATTCTGGCCGAGGCCTTCGAGGCGGCTCATACCAAAGATCTCGTTGCGTCCTGA
- a CDS encoding MarR family winged helix-turn-helix transcriptional regulator: protein MPQMLCLKAIADLPCATDATVARVAEMVQLSAPTVSRILDRLERDGYLLRERSTDDRRKVCLTLTEFGRKKLRNLPTPLQEQFLERLRDLDREEVQQLLTSLERIVQLMDAEDIDASPLLTPQVDVDIDGNDDASNYPE, encoded by the coding sequence GTGCCTCAGATGCTCTGTCTGAAAGCGATTGCGGATCTTCCTTGTGCAACCGACGCCACAGTGGCACGCGTCGCAGAAATGGTCCAACTCTCCGCACCGACGGTTTCGCGTATTCTCGATCGGCTCGAACGTGATGGCTATCTGCTTCGTGAGCGGAGCACCGACGATCGACGGAAAGTCTGCCTCACTTTGACGGAGTTCGGCAGAAAGAAGTTGCGGAATCTCCCAACACCGCTTCAGGAGCAGTTTCTCGAACGGTTACGCGATCTGGATCGAGAAGAAGTTCAGCAACTGTTAACCTCGCTGGAACGCATCGTTCAGCTGATGGACGCCGAGGATATTGACGCCTCGCCATTGCTCACGCCGCAGGTCGATGTCGACATCGACGGCAATGACGACGCGTCCAACTATCCCGAATAA
- the thpD gene encoding ectoine hydroxylase: MTATIYRTDDPYHSRTSSQWERVSRIDPIVSEGISGPLSPTEVDQYKRDGFLFESGLFSQNEVNELLTEARSLVANWPVNRSGIVKEPESETVRSIFRMHRYSRVFQQLFQDSRLLDRVRQLLGEDVYVLQSRVNYKPAFEGKEFYWHSDFETWHVEDGMPRMRAISVSLLLTESHEFNGPLMLIPGSHKDYIRCIGETPENHYESSLRRQEYGVPSAEALEEMIAENGIVAPKGPAGSVIFFECNTMHGSAGNLSSTPRNNVFAVYNAVSNGLVDPFCDCPPRPDYLAERKITPLKSNRD, encoded by the coding sequence ATGACCGCAACCATTTACAGAACCGACGACCCGTACCATTCACGGACTTCGTCACAGTGGGAACGTGTTTCCCGAATCGATCCCATTGTCAGCGAGGGCATCTCGGGCCCGCTCAGTCCTACTGAAGTTGACCAGTACAAACGAGACGGCTTCCTGTTCGAATCCGGTCTGTTCTCTCAGAACGAAGTGAACGAACTGCTGACGGAAGCCCGTTCTCTGGTCGCGAACTGGCCGGTGAATCGCTCGGGCATCGTCAAGGAGCCGGAGTCTGAGACCGTGAGATCCATCTTTCGGATGCATCGATACAGTCGCGTCTTCCAGCAACTGTTTCAGGACTCGCGTCTGCTCGATCGAGTCCGTCAATTGCTCGGCGAAGATGTTTACGTGCTGCAGTCCCGCGTCAATTACAAGCCGGCATTCGAAGGCAAGGAGTTCTACTGGCACTCCGATTTCGAGACCTGGCACGTCGAAGACGGTATGCCGCGGATGCGGGCGATTAGTGTGTCGCTTCTGTTGACTGAGAGCCACGAGTTCAACGGGCCGCTGATGCTGATTCCGGGTTCTCACAAGGATTACATTCGCTGTATCGGCGAGACTCCCGAGAACCACTACGAGAGTTCACTGCGGCGGCAGGAATACGGCGTTCCGTCGGCGGAAGCTCTTGAAGAGATGATCGCTGAGAACGGAATCGTCGCTCCCAAGGGACCGGCCGGCTCGGTGATCTTCTTCGAATGCAATACGATGCACGGCTCCGCTGGTAATCTCAGTTCCACACCACGCAACAACGTGTTCGCCGTTTACAACGCGGTAAGCAATGGTCTGGTGGATCCGTTTTGTGATTGTCCGCCGCGACCGGATTACCTGGCGGAGCGGAAGATTACGCCACTGAAATCGAATCGAGACTGA
- a CDS encoding ectoine synthase, giving the protein MIVRKLSEIIQTDRETRAKTWASRRLLLAKDKMGFSLHDTIIFAGTTTEMHYQNHLEAVYCIEGKGILKDLDNGEEHELTAGTMYALDGNEKHILIAEQQLRMICVFNPPVTGAETHDANGAYPLLTEA; this is encoded by the coding sequence ATGATCGTTCGCAAACTCTCCGAAATCATTCAGACCGACCGTGAAACCCGAGCCAAGACCTGGGCCAGCCGTCGCCTTTTGCTCGCCAAGGACAAAATGGGCTTCTCGCTCCATGACACCATCATCTTCGCGGGAACCACCACCGAGATGCACTACCAGAATCACCTGGAAGCAGTCTACTGCATCGAAGGCAAAGGAATCCTCAAAGATCTGGACAACGGCGAGGAACACGAGCTCACCGCTGGCACGATGTATGCACTGGACGGTAACGAGAAGCATATTCTGATTGCCGAGCAGCAGCTGCGGATGATCTGCGTGTTCAACCCGCCTGTGACCGGAGCAGAAACACACGATGCAAACGGAGCTTATCCGTTGCTCACCGAGGCGTAA
- a CDS encoding sodium/proline symporter — translation MVIVSFLCFLLVFVLIGVASARQKSNTTGDYLLASRSVPPWLAALSAVATNNSGFMFIGQIAYSYRVGIESIWMMIGWIAGDFVAWMIVHPRVRRQSEEADVATLPALLGQSRQGSQRLVIVLAGILTFLLLGVYAAAQLKAGSTALQTLFGWDPQIGAIIGAVIVVLYCFSGGIRASIWTDAAQSFVMIIAMIVLLVAASFHVGSPADVWANLREQDPTLVQWIPQNLAFGFTMYLLGMIFGGFGAVGQPHILVRFMALRSVDEISRARTIYFMWFVPFFVASIAVGLYARAFMPDLLSIPLTEGLSVAQATELAMPEMARRLLPDVLLGLVLAGLFAATMSTADSQILVCSGAITQDINPNWKDSYIAAKIATLAVTALALFVALYAGQGVFALVLISWSALGAGLGPALILRLLRVPLSASTITLMMFAGVVTVAAWNMSGYDGDVFKMLPGMIASIAMWPVGTLIDRITPGPTAIEEHANAENELKEQQDSVKG, via the coding sequence ATGGTCATCGTTAGTTTTCTCTGTTTTCTCTTGGTGTTTGTCCTGATCGGGGTCGCTTCGGCTCGTCAGAAATCGAACACCACGGGAGATTATCTGCTGGCCAGCCGTTCGGTTCCGCCGTGGCTGGCGGCACTTTCGGCGGTCGCGACAAACAACAGCGGTTTCATGTTCATCGGCCAGATCGCCTACTCGTATCGCGTCGGGATCGAATCAATCTGGATGATGATCGGCTGGATTGCCGGAGACTTTGTCGCCTGGATGATCGTTCATCCACGTGTACGTCGGCAATCGGAAGAAGCCGATGTCGCGACCTTGCCCGCGCTGCTTGGACAATCGCGGCAGGGCTCGCAACGGCTCGTCATCGTACTGGCCGGCATTCTGACTTTTCTTCTGCTTGGCGTTTATGCAGCAGCTCAATTGAAAGCCGGCAGTACGGCTCTGCAGACCCTGTTCGGATGGGACCCGCAGATCGGTGCCATCATCGGAGCGGTTATTGTAGTTCTCTATTGTTTCTCTGGAGGAATTCGAGCCTCAATCTGGACCGATGCGGCTCAATCGTTCGTCATGATCATCGCCATGATTGTGCTTCTGGTCGCCGCGAGTTTCCACGTCGGTTCTCCAGCCGATGTCTGGGCGAATCTTCGCGAACAGGATCCGACCCTCGTTCAGTGGATTCCGCAGAATCTCGCATTCGGGTTCACAATGTATCTTTTGGGCATGATCTTTGGCGGCTTCGGTGCCGTCGGCCAGCCTCACATTCTCGTCCGATTCATGGCGCTGCGGTCGGTCGATGAAATCTCGCGGGCTCGAACGATTTACTTCATGTGGTTCGTGCCGTTCTTTGTCGCCAGTATTGCCGTCGGCCTCTATGCCAGAGCCTTCATGCCTGACCTGCTCTCAATTCCGCTGACCGAGGGGCTTTCCGTTGCGCAGGCCACGGAACTGGCGATGCCGGAAATGGCCCGCCGACTGCTGCCCGATGTCCTGCTTGGACTCGTCCTGGCCGGCCTGTTCGCCGCAACGATGTCGACGGCCGATTCGCAGATTCTTGTCTGTTCCGGAGCGATCACGCAGGATATCAATCCGAACTGGAAGGACTCCTACATCGCGGCGAAGATCGCGACACTGGCCGTTACCGCACTGGCCTTGTTTGTGGCGTTGTACGCAGGGCAGGGAGTCTTCGCACTTGTGTTGATTTCCTGGTCGGCGCTGGGAGCCGGCCTGGGCCCCGCTCTGATTCTGCGATTGCTCCGCGTGCCTCTGTCGGCATCGACCATCACATTGATGATGTTCGCCGGCGTTGTCACTGTCGCGGCCTGGAATATGTCGGGTTACGACGGCGACGTTTTCAAGATGCTGCCGGGGATGATCGCATCGATCGCGATGTGGCCGGTCGGGACACTGATCGACCGCATCACACCAGGCCCGACCGCCATTGAAGAACATGCGAACGCGGAAAACGAATTGAAGGAGCAGCAGGACTCAGTCAAAGGCTGA
- a CDS encoding DUF1501 domain-containing protein — MWSKTAMPQPLQQLRNLTRRHFLSDMTTGLTGVSLLQLLSGRAMAAPEGWQPGRNQTHFAPKAKRVLQIMCPGAASHMDLWEHKPSLEKYHGKPLPGEENMVSFQGKNGNLMRSPWDFKPAGECGKMWSSMLPHMAEHADDIAFVHSLHSKTNTHGPGCVFMNTGHATEGFPSAGAWISYALGSDNDNLPTYVAIQDLRGEPPNGKANWTNGFLPARHQAIMMSDQQPIRNLRTPEGIAPRKEEASRRLLDQLNEQYAAAHPAESDLQARIAAYELAAKMQLSAPEVSDLSRESAEVHRTYGTDDSNHLKAAYARNCLLARRLLERNVRHVSLYCASRASGVDGLLNWDAHKTLKSDYERHCPIFDQPTAALLSDLKRSGLLDDTLVLWTTEFGRMPTHQQGTAGRDHNPDGFTAWMMGAGVQGGVSYGATDEFGRRAEMNPTTVWDFYATVLHLLGFDHEQLTWYHNGLDRRLTDVHGHLIREILS, encoded by the coding sequence ATGTGGAGTAAGACCGCGATGCCTCAGCCGCTTCAACAGCTCCGAAACCTGACCCGCCGACATTTCCTCAGCGACATGACGACAGGATTGACGGGCGTCAGTCTGCTTCAGTTGTTGTCCGGACGAGCCATGGCCGCCCCGGAAGGCTGGCAACCGGGGCGGAATCAGACCCACTTCGCTCCGAAAGCGAAGCGAGTTCTGCAGATCATGTGTCCCGGAGCGGCTTCGCATATGGATCTCTGGGAGCACAAGCCGTCTCTGGAGAAATATCACGGCAAGCCGCTTCCCGGAGAGGAGAATATGGTCTCCTTCCAGGGAAAGAATGGCAATCTCATGCGAAGCCCCTGGGACTTTAAGCCGGCCGGGGAATGCGGCAAGATGTGGAGCTCGATGCTGCCGCACATGGCGGAGCATGCCGACGATATTGCCTTCGTCCATTCACTGCACAGCAAAACGAACACTCACGGGCCCGGCTGTGTATTCATGAATACCGGCCATGCTACCGAAGGTTTCCCGAGTGCCGGGGCGTGGATCAGCTATGCACTGGGGAGCGATAATGACAACCTGCCGACGTATGTCGCGATTCAGGATCTCCGTGGCGAGCCTCCCAACGGGAAAGCCAACTGGACGAACGGATTTCTGCCGGCTCGTCATCAGGCGATCATGATGAGCGATCAGCAACCCATCCGGAATCTGAGAACTCCAGAGGGGATCGCACCGCGGAAAGAAGAGGCTTCGCGTCGGCTGCTCGATCAGCTGAACGAACAGTACGCGGCCGCTCATCCCGCTGAATCCGATTTGCAGGCGCGGATCGCCGCTTACGAACTGGCTGCAAAGATGCAGCTCTCCGCTCCTGAAGTGTCTGATCTCTCGCGGGAATCGGCGGAAGTCCATCGCACGTATGGGACCGACGATTCCAATCACCTCAAAGCGGCGTATGCGCGGAACTGTCTCCTGGCTCGGCGTCTCCTCGAGCGGAACGTCCGTCATGTGAGTCTGTACTGTGCCTCCCGGGCGTCCGGGGTGGATGGTCTGCTCAACTGGGATGCCCATAAGACCTTGAAGTCCGACTACGAACGGCACTGTCCGATCTTCGATCAGCCAACCGCCGCACTCCTTTCCGATTTGAAGCGATCGGGGCTGCTCGATGACACGCTGGTTCTCTGGACGACGGAGTTTGGACGGATGCCTACCCATCAGCAGGGGACTGCGGGCCGCGATCATAACCCGGATGGCTTCACCGCATGGATGATGGGGGCGGGAGTGCAGGGGGGCGTCAGCTACGGCGCCACCGATGAGTTTGGCCGACGAGCAGAGATGAACCCCACAACGGTCTGGGATTTCTATGCGACCGTGCTGCATCTGCTCGGGTTCGACCACGAACAGCTCACCTGGTATCACAATGGACTCGATCGCAGGCTGACCGACGTGCACGGTCATCTCATCCGGGAGATTCTCTCCTGA
- a CDS encoding DUF1553 domain-containing protein: MTKFQTRRRLGRLVPLTIVLLVGVVTAVSSTASAADTPVNFRHDIVPLLEQHCIRCHSPGNEKGEISLATISDLSESGYLEAGNASESYLIELITPDDNGEAKMPQESPPMSAADIALIEEWINTGAEWPAEIVIEEQSKADSSWWSLQPLRKAEAGMTIDDFVRRTLAENQLTLNEPAARGTLIRRATFDLIGLPPTPDEVEQFVNDPDPQAYEKLIDRLLASPHYGERWGRHWLDVVRFGESNGFERNVIIDTLWPFRDYVIQSINDDKPFDQFIQEHLAGDVLAPDDPDVAVGSAFLVAGPYDDVGNQDAVQAAQIRANTLDEMISATGEAFLGLTIGCARCHNHKFDPITQRDYYGFYATFSGVRHGAVELATPEVRAERQNRLQPLTKRRQDLDREVKEIRAKVLERGRSRLADHEARWTRPPVDRTGTEDRFDPVLAKHVRLICEGRDGNPAVSSGFGIDEFEIWSTETEPRNVALEANGSRALGASRQIEDFPNAYGPQLAIDGKTGARFLSAGNSLTIELAEPTEIDRVVFSSAKGESTPEHRKFEFVADYRIEVSLDGQQWHVVSSGWDRQPVNRGAHLDIRLWRLEASEEEQKEFAERNRQLNEVNREIASIPALPSVWIGRRSAGDASGPFHIFLGGSPQKKGPEVVPASVTSLEQTVSPFELPAESDESTRRRKLAEWITDSNNALTLRVLANRIWHYHFGTGIVDTPSDFGYMGGRPSHPELLDFLAVQLREQGWRLKPMHRMIMLSEAYRQSSEFDAASARVDGDARLLWRFPPRRLSAEEIRDSILQIAGKLDRRMGGPGFRLYHFMQDNVCTYVPLDQHGPETYRRAVYHQNARASVVDLMTDFDQPDCAFSTPSRAETTTPLQALTMLNHSFTMDMANALSERLRSEVGDEPAVQVQWAYRLCYGRPPSDAESASCREFIAEHGLLAFCRVLLNTSEMIYVE; this comes from the coding sequence TTGACGAAGTTCCAGACCCGTCGTCGACTCGGACGTTTAGTTCCGCTGACGATCGTGCTCCTGGTTGGCGTGGTTACCGCGGTGAGTTCTACAGCCTCCGCGGCGGATACCCCGGTGAACTTCAGGCACGACATCGTTCCTCTGCTCGAACAGCACTGCATTCGCTGTCACTCGCCCGGGAATGAAAAGGGGGAGATCTCGCTGGCGACAATCTCGGATCTGTCCGAGAGCGGCTATCTCGAAGCCGGCAATGCGAGCGAAAGCTATCTGATCGAGCTCATCACGCCGGACGACAACGGCGAAGCGAAGATGCCACAGGAGAGTCCGCCGATGTCCGCCGCAGACATCGCTCTCATCGAAGAGTGGATCAACACGGGCGCGGAATGGCCAGCCGAGATTGTGATCGAGGAACAATCAAAGGCCGACAGCAGCTGGTGGTCTCTTCAGCCGCTTCGCAAAGCCGAAGCCGGAATGACGATTGACGACTTTGTCCGCCGGACACTTGCCGAGAACCAGCTAACACTCAATGAGCCCGCCGCCCGGGGCACCCTCATTCGTCGAGCCACCTTCGATCTGATCGGACTCCCACCCACGCCCGACGAGGTCGAGCAGTTCGTGAACGATCCCGATCCGCAGGCTTATGAAAAGCTGATCGATCGGCTCCTGGCCTCGCCTCATTACGGGGAACGCTGGGGCCGGCACTGGCTGGATGTCGTTCGTTTCGGAGAGAGCAATGGCTTCGAACGCAATGTGATCATCGATACGCTCTGGCCGTTCCGCGATTATGTCATCCAGTCGATTAACGACGACAAACCGTTCGATCAGTTCATCCAGGAACATCTCGCCGGAGATGTGCTTGCTCCTGACGACCCCGATGTGGCGGTCGGCTCCGCGTTTCTGGTCGCCGGGCCCTACGATGATGTCGGCAATCAAGATGCCGTGCAGGCGGCGCAAATCCGCGCCAACACGCTCGATGAGATGATCAGCGCCACTGGCGAAGCGTTTCTGGGACTCACGATCGGATGCGCCCGGTGTCACAATCACAAGTTCGATCCGATCACCCAGCGGGACTATTACGGCTTCTATGCCACTTTCTCTGGAGTTCGGCACGGAGCCGTTGAACTGGCCACTCCAGAAGTTCGGGCTGAGCGCCAGAATCGATTGCAGCCATTGACCAAACGGCGACAGGATCTCGACCGAGAAGTGAAGGAGATTCGGGCGAAAGTGCTCGAACGCGGACGCTCGCGACTGGCGGATCATGAAGCGCGCTGGACTCGCCCGCCCGTCGACCGGACGGGAACGGAAGATCGTTTCGATCCTGTCCTGGCAAAGCATGTGCGTCTGATTTGCGAAGGTCGAGACGGGAATCCCGCTGTCTCGAGCGGCTTCGGGATCGACGAGTTTGAAATCTGGTCGACAGAAACAGAGCCTCGCAATGTGGCGCTGGAAGCGAACGGAAGCCGAGCCCTCGGAGCATCGCGGCAGATCGAAGATTTTCCGAATGCTTACGGACCGCAACTGGCCATCGACGGAAAAACCGGGGCTCGATTTCTCTCTGCTGGAAACAGTCTGACAATCGAACTGGCCGAACCGACGGAAATCGATCGCGTCGTCTTTTCCAGCGCGAAAGGGGAGTCTACTCCAGAGCATCGCAAGTTTGAGTTCGTGGCCGACTATCGAATCGAAGTCTCACTCGACGGCCAGCAATGGCACGTGGTCTCCAGTGGATGGGACCGTCAGCCTGTGAACCGAGGAGCCCATCTCGACATCCGGCTCTGGCGGCTTGAAGCGTCTGAGGAGGAACAGAAAGAGTTCGCTGAACGCAATCGGCAGTTGAATGAGGTGAATCGGGAGATCGCCTCGATCCCGGCGTTGCCTTCCGTCTGGATTGGGCGTCGAAGTGCGGGTGATGCCAGCGGTCCTTTCCATATCTTTCTCGGCGGCAGTCCCCAGAAGAAAGGTCCCGAGGTCGTTCCGGCCAGTGTGACTTCACTGGAACAGACGGTGTCCCCCTTCGAACTGCCCGCGGAAAGCGACGAGTCGACCCGACGTCGGAAACTGGCCGAGTGGATTACAGATTCCAACAACGCCCTCACGCTCCGGGTGCTGGCCAATCGGATCTGGCACTATCACTTCGGAACCGGCATTGTCGATACCCCGAGTGATTTCGGCTACATGGGAGGACGCCCGAGTCATCCCGAGTTGCTCGACTTCCTCGCGGTCCAACTGCGCGAACAGGGCTGGCGGCTGAAGCCGATGCATCGGATGATTATGCTTTCGGAGGCCTACCGACAGTCCTCCGAATTTGATGCCGCATCCGCACGAGTCGATGGCGACGCTCGGTTGCTCTGGAGATTTCCTCCGCGTCGTCTTTCCGCCGAAGAGATTCGTGATTCGATCCTGCAGATTGCCGGCAAGCTGGATCGCCGCATGGGAGGTCCGGGATTTCGACTTTACCATTTCATGCAGGACAACGTTTGCACGTACGTGCCTCTCGACCAGCATGGACCGGAAACGTATCGTCGAGCCGTCTATCACCAGAATGCCCGGGCGTCCGTGGTTGACCTGATGACCGATTTCGATCAGCCCGATTGCGCCTTCTCGACGCCGAGCCGAGCCGAAACCACGACGCCGCTGCAGGCACTCACGATGCTCAATCACAGTTTCACAATGGATATGGCGAACGCTTTGTCGGAGCGCCTGCGGAGTGAAGTGGGCGATGAACCCGCAGTCCAGGTGCAGTGGGCGTATCGACTTTGTTACGGCCGGCCGCCGTCGGATGCGGAGTCCGCTTCGTGCCGGGAGTTCATTGCTGAGCACGGCCTCTTGGCTTTCTGCCGCGTATTGCTCAACACCAGCGAGATGATCTATGTGGAGTAA
- the ectA gene encoding diaminobutyrate acetyltransferase: MPDSTEPDTQTLSIRKPTVADASHIWKLVSDSGVLDENSCYLYMLLCRDFADTCVVAEADSRIVGFVTAYRPPATPDALFVWQVGVCPSMRRRGLGLRMLQDLAARCPVSRHSYIEATVAPSNLASRKLFQSLAKHLGVQLSECDGFSASDFLFGDHESEPLLRLGPLDGSKAPADTPS; encoded by the coding sequence ATGCCTGACTCTACGGAGCCCGACACTCAGACGCTGTCGATTCGCAAGCCGACCGTCGCCGACGCCTCCCATATCTGGAAGCTCGTCAGCGACTCAGGAGTTCTCGATGAGAATTCCTGCTACCTCTACATGTTGCTTTGCCGCGACTTCGCAGACACCTGCGTCGTGGCTGAAGCGGACTCGCGAATTGTTGGCTTTGTCACCGCTTATCGCCCTCCTGCAACCCCGGATGCTCTATTCGTGTGGCAGGTTGGGGTCTGTCCTTCCATGAGGCGTCGCGGTCTGGGACTACGCATGCTGCAGGATCTCGCTGCACGCTGCCCTGTCAGCCGTCACAGCTATATCGAAGCGACTGTCGCGCCTTCAAACCTCGCCTCTCGCAAACTTTTTCAATCGCTGGCCAAGCACCTTGGTGTTCAACTCAGCGAGTGCGACGGCTTCTCCGCATCAGATTTTCTGTTCGGAGACCACGAATCCGAACCTCTGCTCCGCCTTGGACCTCTCGACGGATCGAAAGCTCCCGCGGACACTCCTTCTTAA